A window of the Radiobacillus deserti genome harbors these coding sequences:
- a CDS encoding PhoH family protein — MPEDLKTIDLQLDEPNEALSLFGTEDRHLKLMEEQVGVSIVTRGEGVRVSGTDGDVKLIEEVLLALLSIIRKGLTVGERDVVYALDLAKKGKIKQFETLFEDEITKNAKGKSIRVKTLGQRTYVSEIKANDLVFGIGPAGTGKTYLAVVMAVNALKSGNVKRIILTRPAVEAGESLGFLPGDLKEKVDPYLRPLYDALHDVLGTEHTLRLIERGTIEIAPLAYMRGRTLDDAFVILDEAQNTTPAQMKMFLTRLGFGSKMVITGDITQVDLPKGVVSGLKSVETRLSNVKGISLVYLKQSDVVRHPLVQKIIDAYEQESDKP, encoded by the coding sequence ATGCCTGAAGATTTGAAAACAATTGATTTACAATTAGATGAACCAAACGAAGCTCTCTCTTTATTCGGAACAGAAGATCGACACTTGAAATTAATGGAAGAGCAAGTGGGCGTATCCATCGTGACGAGAGGGGAAGGCGTTAGAGTCTCTGGAACGGATGGAGACGTAAAGCTAATCGAAGAGGTGCTCCTAGCACTATTAAGTATTATCCGAAAAGGATTAACTGTAGGGGAACGAGACGTAGTCTATGCTCTTGATTTAGCTAAAAAAGGGAAAATCAAACAATTTGAAACGCTCTTTGAAGACGAAATTACGAAAAATGCGAAAGGGAAATCCATTCGGGTTAAAACGTTAGGACAAAGAACGTATGTATCCGAAATAAAAGCGAACGATCTCGTGTTTGGAATTGGACCAGCTGGTACTGGGAAAACATACTTAGCTGTTGTGATGGCTGTAAATGCATTGAAAAGTGGAAATGTAAAAAGAATTATTTTAACACGGCCTGCAGTAGAAGCAGGGGAAAGCTTAGGATTTTTACCAGGGGATTTAAAAGAAAAGGTAGATCCATACTTACGTCCTTTATATGACGCGTTACATGATGTTTTAGGAACAGAACATACGTTGCGGCTTATTGAACGAGGCACAATTGAAATTGCTCCGTTAGCCTATATGCGTGGTCGTACTTTAGACGATGCATTTGTCATATTAGACGAAGCACAAAATACAACACCAGCCCAAATGAAAATGTTTTTAACTCGATTAGGATTTGGGTCGAAAATGGTCATAACAGGAGATATTACACAAGTGGATTTACCAAAAGGTGTCGTATCTGGACTGAAATCCGTAGAAACAAGATTGAGCAATGTGAAGGGGATTTCATTAGTGTACTTGAAACAATCCGATGTTGTTCGTCACCCATTAGTTCAAAAAATTATTGATGCGTACGAGCAGGAATCAGACAAGCCTTAA
- the yqfD gene encoding sporulation protein YqfD, protein MKITQGSYLTGYVTIKITGSRPELFFALCAKEQVLVWNVKKISDKVCLGNIHLKDVAQVKRLRRRTVYKVSFLNKKGIPFLSQRFLHKKPLVIGLVLSILFIGILSNMVWDVKVTGVHPELEKKIMKQLDAYGVEPGTLKFQLGSPSAIQQKLLDDIPELLWVGVKEKGTTFYLEGVEKTLVEEKEEPGPRNIVAEKKGVIIDMFVSKGKPMVQVNDFVKKGELLVSGNINIDEQEKNEEEEEEKEKKPNLVSAEAEIIAETWYQTAVSIPLKANYQTLTGHNKKKYYLNIAGFSLPVWGFGDPEYKKIQTETVEKPFQFLKWELPISFKQVNLQEAEETKVTRTKQEARDVAVSQARKELKSKLEKDSQIVSEKVLHETYENGKVKLILYFTVHENIVKNQPISQGD, encoded by the coding sequence TTGAAGATTACGCAAGGCAGTTATTTGACAGGGTATGTAACAATAAAAATTACCGGTTCACGTCCTGAGTTGTTTTTTGCCCTATGCGCTAAAGAACAAGTGCTCGTTTGGAATGTAAAAAAAATCTCAGACAAGGTTTGTTTAGGGAATATCCATCTAAAGGATGTTGCACAAGTCAAACGGTTGAGAAGGAGAACGGTTTATAAAGTATCCTTTTTAAATAAAAAAGGAATTCCTTTTCTTTCTCAACGATTTTTACATAAGAAGCCTCTCGTGATTGGATTGGTTTTAAGTATTTTATTTATAGGCATCCTATCGAATATGGTCTGGGATGTGAAGGTAACAGGAGTACATCCAGAACTCGAGAAAAAAATAATGAAACAGCTAGATGCCTATGGAGTGGAGCCTGGAACATTAAAATTCCAGTTAGGTTCACCAAGTGCTATTCAACAAAAGCTTTTGGACGATATTCCTGAGCTTCTTTGGGTTGGTGTGAAGGAAAAAGGGACAACCTTTTATTTAGAAGGAGTGGAAAAGACACTCGTAGAAGAAAAAGAAGAGCCGGGGCCTCGGAATATTGTTGCAGAGAAAAAAGGCGTCATTATAGATATGTTCGTCTCCAAAGGAAAGCCAATGGTTCAAGTAAATGATTTCGTAAAAAAAGGAGAATTACTTGTTTCTGGAAATATTAACATAGATGAACAGGAAAAAAATGAAGAAGAGGAAGAGGAGAAAGAAAAGAAGCCAAACCTTGTTTCAGCTGAAGCGGAAATCATTGCGGAAACCTGGTACCAAACGGCAGTTTCTATTCCGTTAAAAGCGAATTATCAAACACTAACTGGTCATAATAAAAAGAAGTATTACTTAAATATTGCTGGGTTTTCATTACCGGTTTGGGGCTTTGGGGATCCCGAGTATAAAAAGATTCAAACCGAAACGGTTGAAAAACCATTCCAGTTTTTAAAATGGGAGCTACCGATAAGCTTTAAACAAGTGAATCTACAAGAAGCAGAAGAAACCAAAGTTACTAGAACAAAACAAGAAGCAAGAGATGTTGCAGTTTCTCAGGCTCGAAAGGAACTGAAAAGTAAGCTCGAAAAGGATTCACAAATAGTTTCTGAAAAAGTTTTGCACGAAACTTATGAGAATGGTAAAGTTAAATTAATCCTTTATTTCACGGTTCACGAAAATATAGTTAAAAACCAACCAATATCTCAAGGAGATTGA
- the yqfC gene encoding sporulation protein YqfC: MKPWRQRIGNWLTNHLDLPSDVILELPRITTIGQLHAYIENHRGLVLFSDNELRLRMEYGYLKITGSQFVLKMMLPEEILLEGKIKEFTFIEE, from the coding sequence ATGAAACCGTGGAGACAACGGATTGGGAATTGGCTCACAAATCATCTTGATTTACCTTCAGATGTGATCCTCGAGCTACCAAGAATTACGACCATTGGCCAATTACATGCATATATTGAAAATCATCGTGGCCTCGTTCTATTCTCGGACAACGAACTTCGGTTGAGAATGGAATATGGCTATTTAAAAATAACAGGAAGTCAATTCGTACTTAAGATGATGTTGCCAGAAGAAATATTACTGGAAGGCAAAATCAAAGAATTCACTTTCATTGAAGAGTAA
- the floA gene encoding flotillin-like protein FloA (flotillin-like protein involved in membrane lipid rafts) yields the protein MTIEGLLPIILVGIIIIAVAVLFTFIPVMLWISALAAGVRVSIFTLVGMRLRRVVPSRVINPLIKAHKAGIDVNTNQLESHYLAGGNVDRVVNALIAAQRANIELSFERCAAIDLAGRDVLDAVQMSVNPKVIETPFIAGIAMDGIEVKAKARITVRANIDRLVGGAGEETVIARVGEGIVSTIGSSSSHSEVLENPDKISHNVLSKGLDAGTAFEILSIDIADIDIGKNIGALLQMDQAEADKNIAQAKAEERRAMAVAQEQEMIAKVQEMQAKVVEAEADVPLALAEALRSGNLGVMDYMNYKNINADTDMRDSIGKISKDKEEE from the coding sequence ATGACAATTGAAGGACTATTACCGATTATATTAGTAGGTATTATTATTATCGCGGTTGCTGTATTGTTTACTTTTATCCCAGTAATGCTTTGGATTAGTGCCCTAGCTGCTGGTGTTCGAGTTAGTATATTTACACTAGTTGGGATGCGTCTTAGACGAGTTGTTCCATCACGTGTGATTAATCCATTAATTAAAGCGCACAAAGCAGGAATTGACGTCAACACAAATCAACTGGAAAGTCACTACTTAGCAGGTGGTAACGTAGACCGTGTTGTAAACGCACTAATTGCAGCACAACGTGCGAATATTGAACTGAGCTTTGAGCGATGTGCGGCGATTGATTTAGCCGGTCGTGATGTATTAGACGCCGTGCAAATGAGTGTTAATCCGAAAGTAATCGAAACACCGTTTATTGCAGGTATTGCAATGGATGGGATTGAAGTAAAGGCGAAAGCTCGTATCACTGTTCGTGCTAACATTGATCGCTTAGTAGGAGGAGCTGGTGAAGAAACTGTTATCGCTCGTGTAGGGGAAGGAATCGTAAGTACAATCGGTAGCTCCTCTAGTCACAGTGAAGTGTTAGAAAACCCGGATAAAATTTCTCATAATGTCCTATCTAAAGGATTAGATGCAGGTACTGCGTTTGAAATTCTATCGATTGATATTGCCGATATTGATATCGGTAAGAACATCGGTGCTCTACTTCAAATGGACCAAGCGGAAGCAGATAAAAACATTGCTCAAGCAAAAGCGGAAGAAAGAAGAGCGATGGCGGTAGCACAAGAACAAGAAATGATTGCCAAAGTACAAGAAATGCAAGCTAAAGTAGTGGAAGCGGAAGCAGATGTACCACTTGCATTAGCAGAAGCGTTACGGTCTGGAAATCTAGGAGTTATGGATTACATGAACTATAAAAACATTAATGCGGATACCGACATGAGAGATTCTATTGGTAAAATATCGAAAGACAAAGAAGAAGAATAA
- a CDS encoding NfeD family protein yields MKKWLVVILLSFLMFLVYGVHTVNAENGNGKLVYVIPIEQTVEKGLESFIERATEKAISEGADHLLFEIDTPGGRVDAATQIAETMQAVSVESSAYVLNEALSAGSYLALNTDHIFMTANATMGASGVINTDGTAADKKAQSAWIAAMKAAAESKGRNSLYAEAMADPSVDLPELNASSGEFLTLSAKDAVEVGYADSIVDDRTELLAKLNLSEAKVVEVAPTLLERVARFLTNPFVVPILLTLACVGLIIEFFSPGFGIPGLVGLGSLILFFFGHIVAGLAGYEAIVFVIIGLVLVVAELFVPGGILGVLGLASIIGALFLSSADIGHMLMSISIALLVSLVVFAILFKRIGMEKGIFRHIILQDATKTELGYVSSVSRLDLIGLKGISVTPLRPSGTGLFDGERLDVVTEGGYVQAQSPIRIVKAEGSRIIVRAIDNE; encoded by the coding sequence TTGAAAAAGTGGCTAGTGGTCATTTTGTTAAGCTTTCTTATGTTTTTGGTTTATGGAGTACATACGGTAAATGCGGAAAACGGGAACGGGAAATTGGTCTATGTAATCCCGATTGAACAGACCGTTGAAAAAGGGTTGGAGTCCTTTATTGAAAGGGCAACAGAAAAAGCAATTTCCGAAGGAGCGGACCACCTCCTTTTTGAAATTGATACGCCAGGTGGACGAGTAGATGCTGCCACACAGATTGCTGAAACCATGCAAGCAGTCAGTGTAGAAAGCAGTGCCTATGTTTTAAATGAAGCCTTGTCAGCCGGTTCTTATTTGGCTTTAAATACAGATCATATATTCATGACTGCGAATGCCACAATGGGAGCAAGCGGCGTGATTAATACAGATGGCACTGCTGCAGACAAGAAAGCACAATCTGCTTGGATTGCAGCAATGAAGGCTGCCGCTGAATCCAAAGGGAGAAATTCATTGTACGCAGAGGCAATGGCAGACCCCTCTGTAGACCTTCCGGAGTTAAATGCATCGAGTGGAGAATTTCTTACGCTTAGCGCAAAAGACGCTGTTGAAGTAGGGTATGCGGATTCCATCGTTGACGATCGAACAGAGCTTTTGGCCAAACTAAATTTAAGTGAAGCAAAGGTAGTAGAAGTGGCGCCAACACTTTTAGAAAGGGTTGCAAGGTTTTTAACGAATCCTTTCGTCGTACCCATTCTTCTTACTTTAGCATGTGTGGGTCTGATTATTGAGTTCTTCTCTCCTGGTTTTGGGATTCCTGGTTTGGTCGGATTAGGTTCTTTGATCCTGTTTTTCTTCGGTCATATCGTAGCAGGACTGGCGGGGTACGAAGCCATTGTTTTTGTTATTATCGGTCTTGTTCTGGTCGTAGCAGAGCTGTTCGTACCAGGTGGAATCCTAGGAGTTTTAGGTCTTGCCTCCATTATCGGTGCGTTATTTCTATCTTCAGCCGATATTGGCCATATGCTAATGAGCATCTCAATTGCTCTATTAGTTTCGCTAGTTGTGTTCGCAATTCTTTTCAAACGTATTGGTATGGAGAAGGGTATTTTCCGCCATATTATACTTCAAGACGCAACGAAGACGGAATTAGGCTATGTGTCATCGGTGAGTCGCTTGGATTTAATTGGACTTAAAGGAATATCCGTTACCCCATTAAGACCTTCGGGAACCGGTCTATTTGATGGGGAAAGATTAGATGTTGTTACAGAAGGGGGCTATGTGCAGGCACAGTCTCCAATCCGGATTGTAAAAGCAGAAGGTTCTCGAATAATTGTTAGAGCTATAGATAATGAGTAG
- a CDS encoding GatB/YqeY domain-containing protein has protein sequence MSLLERLNQDMKQAMKNKDKETLSVIRMVKASLQNEAIKLGKDGLSEEEDLTVLSRELKQRKDSLHEFKEAGRDDLVAKLEDEIKILQAYMPEQLSEEELEDIVKQTIQEVGATSKQEMGKVMGAIMPKVKGKADGTLVNKLVLKHLS, from the coding sequence ATGTCATTATTAGAACGTCTGAACCAGGATATGAAGCAAGCGATGAAGAACAAGGATAAAGAAACCTTGAGTGTCATTCGCATGGTAAAAGCTTCATTGCAAAATGAAGCCATTAAACTGGGGAAAGACGGTTTGTCGGAAGAAGAAGATTTAACTGTTTTATCTCGCGAGTTAAAACAGAGAAAAGATTCCCTCCACGAATTTAAAGAAGCTGGACGCGACGATCTTGTAGCGAAACTTGAAGATGAAATCAAGATTTTACAAGCATATATGCCTGAACAGCTGTCTGAAGAAGAGTTAGAAGACATAGTGAAACAGACCATTCAGGAAGTTGGAGCAACTTCTAAACAAGAAATGGGTAAAGTAATGGGTGCGATTATGCCAAAGGTTAAAGGAAAGGCAGATGGCACACTAGTTAACAAACTAGTATTAAAGCATTTATCCTAA
- the rpsU gene encoding 30S ribosomal protein S21, with protein sequence MSNTTRVRKNESLEDALRRFKRSVSKNGTLAEYRKKEFYEKPSVRRKKKSEAARKRKY encoded by the coding sequence ATGTCAAACACAACTCGCGTTCGTAAAAACGAGTCTCTTGAGGATGCTCTTCGTCGCTTTAAACGCAGTGTATCAAAAAATGGTACATTGGCTGAATATCGTAAGAAAGAATTCTACGAAAAACCTAGTGTGCGCCGCAAGAAAAAATCTGAGGCAGCCAGAAAACGTAAATACTAG
- a CDS encoding Na/Pi symporter, whose protein sequence is MGDILTLTCVFIMLFFLGMTIMRVGLYQLSYEKMKRLLATFTKNPLLGIGMGIVATSILQSSSLVMVLTIGFVSVKLLSFKQSIGIMLGANIGTTVTGEILAFSHLIPEWYLLIFGFICMVIPNQKSFSAGTIMFGLGTIFVALQGFESLAESFAELTYLENGFIYTNEHPTFGVVIGMVVSAIIQSSSATIGMTMSFLHEGLIGLPASIAIVLGANVGTCVTSLLAIIGLSKETKLVAMAHTWFNILGVLLFLPLLLFLTDVATLLSVNAKEQLAHISVLFNCVTVLLLIPFLTPFEKFIVRWYGR, encoded by the coding sequence ATGGGAGATATCTTAACACTTACTTGTGTGTTTATTATGCTTTTTTTCCTAGGTATGACGATTATGCGAGTCGGTTTATATCAATTATCCTATGAAAAAATGAAACGTCTATTAGCGACATTTACAAAAAATCCATTGCTAGGGATTGGGATGGGAATCGTGGCAACTTCCATTCTTCAGAGTAGTTCTCTCGTTATGGTATTAACCATTGGTTTCGTTAGCGTAAAGTTGCTTTCTTTTAAGCAATCAATTGGGATTATGCTAGGAGCAAATATCGGGACAACTGTTACAGGAGAAATATTAGCTTTTTCTCATCTCATTCCGGAATGGTACCTACTTATATTTGGATTTATTTGCATGGTCATTCCCAACCAAAAATCGTTTAGTGCAGGTACCATTATGTTTGGACTTGGAACCATTTTCGTTGCCTTACAAGGGTTTGAATCACTTGCTGAATCATTTGCAGAGCTTACCTATTTAGAGAATGGTTTTATCTATACAAATGAACATCCTACGTTTGGTGTAGTGATTGGGATGGTTGTAAGTGCTATTATCCAATCTTCAAGTGCAACAATCGGAATGACAATGAGTTTTTTACATGAAGGGTTAATCGGGCTACCGGCATCGATCGCAATCGTTCTTGGAGCAAATGTTGGAACATGCGTTACATCTTTACTTGCAATCATTGGATTAAGCAAAGAAACAAAGCTTGTTGCCATGGCCCACACATGGTTTAACATTCTCGGGGTCCTACTTTTTTTACCACTGTTACTCTTCTTAACGGATGTAGCTACTCTTCTTTCAGTAAATGCGAAGGAACAACTGGCACATATATCCGTCTTGTTTAATTGTGTTACCGTTTTACTTCTTATTCCGTTCCTGACACCATTCGAAAAGTTTATTGTCAGATGGTATGGGAGGTAA
- the deoC gene encoding deoxyribose-phosphate aldolase: protein MIDHTALKPETNKSDIDKLLAEAKEYEFASVCVNPYWVAYCAEALNGTPVKVCTVIGFPLGATTTETKVFETIQAIKNGATEVDMVVNVGAIKNREWDIVEKDIQAVVAAANGKAISKVILETALLTEEEKVKACQISKEAGADFVKTSTGFSGGGATVEDIALMRKTVGPDMGVKASGGVRDRETTDAMIKAGATRIGASAGVAIVEGGTSNSDY, encoded by the coding sequence ATGATTGATCACACGGCATTAAAGCCAGAAACGAATAAATCAGATATTGACAAGCTTCTTGCAGAAGCAAAAGAATATGAATTTGCTTCTGTTTGTGTCAATCCATATTGGGTTGCCTATTGTGCCGAAGCATTAAATGGGACACCGGTTAAAGTTTGTACGGTAATTGGGTTCCCATTAGGTGCCACTACAACCGAAACGAAAGTATTTGAAACTATTCAAGCAATTAAAAACGGAGCAACAGAAGTAGATATGGTCGTCAACGTCGGAGCAATTAAAAACCGAGAGTGGGATATTGTAGAGAAAGATATTCAAGCGGTTGTTGCAGCAGCTAATGGGAAGGCTATTTCAAAGGTTATACTTGAAACAGCACTACTGACAGAAGAAGAAAAAGTAAAAGCATGTCAAATTTCTAAAGAAGCAGGAGCTGACTTTGTAAAAACGTCTACTGGTTTTTCTGGTGGTGGAGCGACCGTTGAAGATATTGCTTTAATGAGAAAAACGGTTGGTCCTGATATGGGAGTGAAAGCTTCCGGTGGAGTTCGTGATCGAGAAACAACGGATGCTATGATTAAAGCAGGTGCTACTCGTATTGGAGCAAGTGCAGGGGTTGCTATCGTAGAAGGTGGCACATCCAATTCAGATTATTAA
- the mtaB gene encoding tRNA (N(6)-L-threonylcarbamoyladenosine(37)-C(2))-methylthiotransferase MtaB: MPTVAFHTLGCKVNHYETEGIWQRFKKEGYERVDFDQISDVYVINTCTVTNTGDKKSRQVIRRAIRKNPEAVVCVTGCYAQTSPGEIMQIPGVDVVVGTQDRGRMIEYIEEHQETRLPINGVSNIMKNRVFEEMDVPVFTDRTRASLKIQEGCNNFCTFCIIPWARGLLRSRDPEDVLNQAQKLVDAGYKEIVLTGIHTAGYGEDMKDYNFAKLLRELETKVEGLKRIRISSIEASQITDEVIEVLDQSEKIVRHLHIPLQSGSDSVLKRMRRKYSTDFYRARVEKIKKALPGLAITSDVIVGFPGETDEEFMETYNFVREIGYSELHVFPFSKRTGTPAARMEDQVDDDVKNERVHRLIELSNQQAKEYASMYEGEVLEVIPEEKLEDSENVYIGYTDNYLKVKLEATDDMIGKIVRVKITKAGYPYSEGQFVRVMEEPEIKQKVMSS; the protein is encoded by the coding sequence ATGCCTACAGTGGCTTTTCATACATTAGGATGTAAAGTAAACCATTATGAGACAGAAGGAATTTGGCAACGATTTAAGAAGGAAGGCTATGAACGTGTAGATTTCGATCAAATTTCAGATGTTTATGTAATTAATACATGTACCGTAACGAATACAGGAGATAAAAAGAGTAGACAAGTCATTCGTCGAGCCATTCGTAAAAATCCTGAAGCGGTGGTTTGTGTGACAGGATGCTATGCCCAAACCTCACCAGGTGAAATTATGCAAATACCTGGAGTAGATGTGGTGGTTGGCACACAAGATCGGGGAAGAATGATTGAATATATTGAAGAACACCAAGAAACAAGATTACCGATTAATGGTGTTTCAAACATTATGAAAAATAGAGTGTTCGAAGAAATGGACGTACCGGTATTTACGGACCGTACTAGAGCTTCTTTGAAAATTCAAGAAGGATGTAATAACTTCTGTACGTTCTGTATTATTCCTTGGGCTAGAGGATTACTCCGTTCTAGAGATCCAGAAGATGTGTTAAACCAGGCTCAAAAGCTAGTAGATGCAGGATATAAAGAAATTGTTTTAACTGGAATTCATACAGCAGGTTATGGCGAAGATATGAAAGATTATAATTTTGCTAAACTGCTGCGTGAACTTGAAACAAAAGTAGAAGGATTAAAACGAATTCGTATCTCTTCTATTGAAGCAAGTCAAATTACGGATGAAGTAATTGAAGTATTGGACCAATCTGAAAAGATTGTACGCCACCTTCATATTCCATTACAATCAGGCTCTGATTCCGTGTTAAAGAGAATGCGTCGCAAATATTCTACAGATTTTTACCGTGCACGAGTGGAAAAAATTAAAAAAGCTTTACCAGGTTTAGCGATTACTTCTGATGTTATCGTAGGTTTTCCTGGTGAAACAGATGAAGAGTTTATGGAGACGTATAACTTTGTACGTGAAATTGGCTATTCTGAGCTACATGTATTTCCATTCTCTAAGCGTACGGGAACTCCAGCTGCTAGAATGGAAGACCAAGTGGATGATGACGTAAAAAATGAACGAGTGCATCGTCTCATTGAATTGTCTAATCAGCAAGCTAAGGAATATGCCTCTATGTACGAAGGAGAAGTATTAGAAGTGATTCCAGAAGAGAAATTGGAAGATAGTGAAAATGTGTACATCGGATACACAGATAATTATTTAAAGGTTAAATTAGAAGCAACGGATGACATGATTGGAAAAATTGTAAGAGTGAAAATTACGAAAGCTGGTTATCCATATAGTGAAGGGCAATTTGTTCGTGTTATGGAGGAACCGGAAATCAAACAAAAAGTAATGTCATCCTAA
- a CDS encoding 16S rRNA (uracil(1498)-N(3))-methyltransferase, translated as MQRYFIPEEQWIGDHVEITGQDVHHIVRVMRMKQGDQIVCNQPSGRAAVCKIVELSELSVTATVETWLEQDVELPIHVTIAQGLPKGDKMELILQKGTELGASEFIPFEAARSIVKWDPKKIAKKTDRYRKVVKEASEQAHRTIVPSVETVLSFDELLEKSKQYDVKWVAYEEEAKNSRNQKLSDLFPTVKNGQRILACIGPEGGYTIEEVNRLIEYGFTPIRLGPRILRTETAALYLLAGLSYHFEE; from the coding sequence GTGCAACGCTACTTTATACCAGAAGAGCAGTGGATAGGGGATCACGTAGAGATTACAGGGCAAGACGTTCATCACATAGTCCGTGTTATGCGGATGAAACAAGGAGATCAGATTGTTTGTAATCAACCAAGTGGTCGTGCGGCCGTTTGTAAAATAGTTGAACTATCCGAGCTGTCGGTGACGGCAACGGTAGAAACATGGTTGGAACAGGACGTTGAATTACCTATTCATGTTACCATTGCACAGGGTTTGCCAAAAGGGGATAAGATGGAACTTATTCTGCAAAAAGGGACGGAACTTGGCGCTAGTGAGTTCATTCCTTTCGAAGCTGCTAGATCTATCGTGAAATGGGATCCCAAAAAAATTGCTAAGAAAACGGATCGATATCGAAAAGTAGTCAAGGAAGCAAGTGAACAAGCACATCGTACGATTGTTCCAAGCGTTGAAACCGTTCTTTCCTTTGATGAGCTGTTGGAAAAAAGTAAGCAGTATGACGTCAAATGGGTAGCGTATGAGGAAGAGGCGAAAAATTCTCGTAACCAGAAATTAAGTGATTTGTTTCCAACTGTTAAAAATGGCCAGAGGATACTCGCTTGTATTGGACCGGAGGGTGGATATACAATAGAAGAGGTTAACCGGTTAATAGAGTACGGATTTACACCGATTCGCCTAGGTCCAAGAATACTTAGAACGGAGACAGCAGCTCTATATTTATTAGCAGGTCTATCTTATCATTTTGAAGAATAG
- the prmA gene encoding 50S ribosomal protein L11 methyltransferase, producing MKWSEICIHTTNEAIEPISNILHEAGASGVVIEDPTELDKERESLFGEVYELDPNDYPEEGVYVKAYLAVNSFLGETVEEIKQAINNLLIYDIDLGRNHITLSEVNEEEWATAWKKYYKPVKISKKITIIPTWEEYEPVSSDEIIIELDPGMAFGTGTHPTTVLSVQALEKAIHEEDVVIDVGSGSGVLSIASALLGAKEVYAYDLDDIAVKSTKINAKLNKLENKIYSKQNNLLDNVDMQADVIVSNILAEIIVRFVEDAHRILKPGGLFVTSGIIKQKKNVVKESLEKVGFEILEITQMEDWIAIMAKKK from the coding sequence TTGAAGTGGTCCGAAATATGTATCCATACGACAAATGAAGCGATTGAGCCGATATCTAATATTTTGCATGAAGCAGGTGCAAGCGGGGTAGTCATTGAAGACCCTACCGAATTAGATAAAGAGCGTGAATCCCTGTTTGGCGAAGTGTACGAATTAGACCCCAATGATTATCCAGAGGAAGGTGTTTATGTTAAAGCATATCTAGCAGTAAACAGTTTTCTCGGAGAAACAGTTGAAGAAATTAAACAGGCTATCAATAATTTACTCATCTATGACATTGACCTAGGTCGTAATCATATAACCTTGAGTGAGGTTAATGAGGAGGAATGGGCAACCGCATGGAAAAAGTATTATAAGCCTGTGAAAATCTCAAAAAAAATAACGATAATACCGACTTGGGAAGAATACGAACCAGTTTCAAGTGATGAAATCATCATTGAATTAGACCCTGGCATGGCATTTGGGACAGGAACACACCCTACTACGGTGTTAAGCGTGCAAGCACTTGAAAAAGCGATTCATGAAGAAGATGTCGTGATTGATGTTGGTTCTGGATCAGGCGTACTAAGTATTGCTTCAGCACTACTAGGTGCCAAAGAAGTATATGCGTATGATTTAGACGACATAGCTGTGAAGAGCACGAAAATTAATGCAAAGCTTAATAAATTAGAAAATAAAATTTATTCGAAGCAAAATAACTTATTAGATAATGTAGATATGCAGGCAGATGTGATTGTTTCCAATATACTTGCTGAAATTATTGTTCGTTTTGTAGAGGATGCACATCGCATTCTGAAACCAGGTGGTCTTTTTGTAACCTCTGGGATTATTAAGCAGAAGAAGAATGTCGTAAAAGAATCATTGGAAAAAGTCGGTTTTGAAATTTTAGAAATAACGCAGATGGAGGATTGGATTGCCATTATGGCGAAGAAAAAATAA